TGAAAATTTTATGAAACAAAATGAATTCCAAGAAATTTCGGTCGAAATCCTCAGAAATAATCAATCACTTGTTTACAAATTTGTCTTGGAAATTCCGTATTAAAAAAAAGAGTAACATATCGCTACTCTTCTAATTGGTTTAAAATATTTTCTAATTCTAACAACGGTTTTTTATACAGTTTATTTATCCACCATTTTAGCATCCAGATACAAAATCCTATATAAATAATTAATGCTATAAAATAAAAAAATCCAAAATTTATTAAATTATCAAAATGTGTATAAGTTTGTTTTTCAATCAAAACTGTACCTATAAATAATATACAAAGTATACTTAAAGTATAAGTATATAAGCTGAAAATAGTTATTGATGATTTGAAGTTATAATAAAACCAATTGATATTTCTTAACGAGTTATATTCTAATTTATAAGATGAATTATAAAATTTAATTAAATAATATAATGGTACGATCATTATTGCTGCTATACACACTAATACCCACCATACGATAAGGGTATTTAATCCAAACAAATATGGGTAAATTAATAAAACAGGAAAAGATGTTAACTGAAAAAAGAAATCCTTTTTCATAACCTTTCTTATTTTATCAATAATTGTATTTGCTTTTTGATTCAGCTCAAGATCTGGATTAATCTTCACATCTTCTGAAGACTGATTATCCCATTGTTTTTGTAATTCATCAAAATTCATAGCCGTATTTTTTATAATAATTTGTAGTTTATCTTTTGTACGATTCAGTTTTACGCGAGCATTTCCTTCAGTAATTCCTAAGTTTGCACCAATTTCTTTGTGACTTTGTCCTTCTAAAAAAAGAAAAATTAAGGCTTTTTCTACTTTATTTAATTCGTGAACAGCTTTGTAAAACAACTCAAGTTGCGTCTCCTTTTCACGATAATCTACCTCATCTACACGATCTATATTTTCTATAAATGTGTGAGTATCCGTCTTTTTCTTTTCTTTTTTGAAATAAGTTAAAGCCGTATTCAGTGAAACACGATACATCCAAGTCGAAAATTGTGAATTTCCCTCAAACCGTTCAAACGATTTCCACAACTGCAAAACAATTTCTTGCATCAAATCATTCTGATCATCAGCATCATCCATATACATCTTAGCGACTTTGTGCAAAATCCCTTTGTGTTGTTCGATTAATTCTAAGAAATAAGTCTGTTTTGCCCTCAAAATTGTTATTTTATTTGTTTCAAAACAACTTGTTCGTTATCGACAAAAAGAATACAATTTATTCTGAAAAAATCTGAAAACAATCTAACTTTAATTTTCAACTTCTCTTTCGTCATTGTAAAAAGATGACCTTCTAAATTAGATGCAAATAGATTCTGCTTTAAATCTTGTAATTGTCCGTTTACAACTAATTTTTCTCCAGAAAACCAATTATTCTCAATTCTAATTACATTATGCTCAAAAGTTGCTTCCCAAATAGATTTCATCGCCAAATTATTTTAGTGTTTACAAGTTAGTAGACATAAAATAAAAACGTTACAGAAATTTTTGAGTTTTTAGCATTCCATTTCCAACCATATAGGCAAACTAAATTCTTCTAACAAATGAGCCAATTGATAATCTGTGTAGTTTTCTTTCGTTATCCAAGCCATTTCTTCTATCTCAGAAGCAATTTTAAGCGTTTTTAACGACTTCAATTTCACATGAAAAACATTTGCATGTACTTCTGTGTTTTTCTCGTTAACGGCAACAGAAGTGTGTTGTCCTAAAAACGAAACATCGTGCAGTAAAATATCGATATTAATTTCCTCTAAAAATTCGCGCCGAAGTGTTGCTAATAATTCTTCACCTTTTTCGCGTTTACCTCCAACCATCTGAAAAAATTTCGAATTCTTTTTTCGAACAGCAAGCATTCTACCTTCTGCATCTGTTACCAATGCATTGACCAAATATATATGATTCATGTTATGCGTTATGCGTTATGCGTTATGCGTTATGCGTTATGCGTTATGCGTTATGCATTATGCGTTATGCGTTATGCGTTATGCAAAAGTAAACGTAGAAAAGTTTAGAGCAAAAAAAAGCTCCACAATAAATTGTGAAGCTATAAAAGTTGGCGATCCGGACGGGACTCGAACCCGCGACCACTTGCGTGACAGGCAAGTATTCTAACCAACTGAACTACCGGATCAGTCTGTTTTTTTTATTTATAATTTTCGTCGATCTAAAATAGAAAAAGAAATAGATGCGATCCGGACGGGACTCGAACCCGCGACCACTTGCGTGACAGGCAAGTATTCTAACCAACTGAACTACCGGATCAGAAAATTATAAATTAAATATATTTTTTATGAATTTTTATAAAAAATTGCGATCCGGACGGGACTCGAACCCGCGACCACTTGCGTGACAGGCAAGTATTCTAACCAGCTGAACTACCGGATCAGAAATTATAAAAAATATATTGTGTAAAAGAACGAAACTTTTTGCGATCCGGACGGGACTCGAACCCGCGACCACTTGCGTGACAGGCAAGTATTCTAACCAACTGAACTACCGGATCAAAATCTGTATTGATTTCGGATTGCAAATATAGGCGGTTTTCTGATAAAACCTAAACTTTTTTCTAAAAAAATCTCGGAAACTTTTCATCCGAGATTTTTTTATTTCATAATCAACGATTTAATCTATTATAAAATCGCATTTAATTTTTCTACTAATTGTTCTTTTGGAACAACTCCAACAACTTTATCTACAACTTCTCCGTCTTTGAAGAATAAAATTGTAGGAATGTTACGGATTCCGTATTTTGCAGCAACTTCTTGGTTTGTGTCTACATCAACTTTACCAATCACTGCTTTTCCTTGATATTCTGTAGCTAGCTCTTCCACAACTGGACCAACCATTCTACAAGGACCACACCAAACAGCCCAAAAATCAACCATTGCAGGTTTTCCTGACTCTATAATATCCGATGCAAATGATGCGTCTGTTACTTCTAATGCCATAATCTTATATTTTTTATCTAATCTTAAGTTTACAAATCTACATAAAATTTTATTGCAGAAAAATTCCTTTTATATTATCTGTCAATTACAAGATAAATGAAATGTATAATTAATTCAGTTTAAATGTAATCTCCTGTAATTCATCTAATTCTTTTAACAAATCTCGGCAAATATTTATTTTAATTTTACCTGCTGGCAAATCTAAATTATTCAAATAATCTTTTGGATCAATTAGTTGGATTTTCAATAATTTATCTCCTTGATATTTGTACATAATATCCGATAGTTTGGTAAAAGTTTCTTCCGAAAATGCTGGAACTTCAATCTTTACCGTCATTTTTTCGGCTTGTTTTTCTACAATTTCATTTAACAACAGAATATTCGTGATATTTTTATACACTCGCCCTTGCGTCACGTTTCCTTCTTTATCTTTGAATTCTTTTTTCGAGATATTCAATTTCAAATTCAAGAACATATTCTCTTGCATAAAGTGTCTATATTTCAAATAATCTCCTCCAAAAACCATAATATCCATGGAATCGGTATAATCACTGAACGTAAAAATACCAAATTCATTTCCATTTTTCGCAATTCGATGTTGAATATTTGACATCATTCCACAAATCGATACTTCTTTATTGACAAAATTATCCTCGTTTGCATTAATATCCGAAATACTACAATTGGAAGCCATTTTCAGCTCATGTTTGAAATCATCTAATGGATGAGAAGAAATATAAATCCCAACCACTTCTTTTTCTTTAGATAAACGTTGCAACATGTTCCATTTTTCGCAATCTGGTAGCATCGGCACTACATCTTCTATCACAGAATCGCCACCAAAATCGCCAAATAAAGAGGTTTGAGCAGAGTTTTTTTGCTCTTGGAAGTTTGCTCCGTATTTGATTAATTTTTCCAAATTAGTTGTCGTATTTTCGATATAAAAATAACGTCCACGATGAAATTCAAACGAATCAAAACCTCCAGCTAAAACTAAGTTTTCGATTGTTTTTTTGTTCACTGTTCGCAATTCGACACGTTTAACAAAATCGTATATATCTTTGAACGGACCATTTGCTTCACGTTCAGAAATTATCGAGTTTACTGCGGCTTGCCCAACACCTTTTACAGCTCCCATTCCAAAACGAATCTCGTAATTTTCGTTTACATTAAATTTTGTAATGGATTCGTTGATATCTGGTCCAAGTACAGCTAATCCCATTCGCTTACACTCTTCCATAAAGAAGGTCACTTGCTTGATATCATTCATATTATTTGAAAGAACAGCCGCCATATATTCTGCTGGATAATGTGCTTTCAGATAAGCTGTTTGATACGCTACCCATGCATAACATGTTGAATGCGATTTGTTGAATGCATACGATGCGAAGGCTTCCCAGTCTGTCCAAACTTTTTCTAAAATTTTCGGATCATGTCCTTTTTCAGACGCTTGTTCCACAAATTTTGGTTTCATTTTATCCAGAACTGCTTTTTGCTTTTTACCCATCGCTTTACGTAAAACATCGGCATCACCTTTGGAGAATCCTGCTAATTTCTGCGAAAGCAACATTACTTGCTCCTGATAAACAGTAATCCCGTAGGTTTCTGATAAATACTCTTCCATCGCATCCAAATCATAGGTAATCGGTTCCTCCCCATTTTTACGACGAACGAAAGACGGAATATATTCAATTGGACCTGGACGATACAGGGCGTTCATGGCGATTAAATCTGCAAAAACAGTTGGACGAAGATCCTTCATATATTTTTGCATTCCAGGCGACTCGTATTGAAAAACTCCAACTGTTTCACCTCGTTGGAAAAGCTCATATGTTTTTTCGTCATCAATCGGAATTTCATCAGGATCAATCTCGATTCCTGTTCTTGCCTTCACTAACTTAATCGTATCTTTAATCAACGTTAAGGTCTTCAACCCCAAGAAGTCCATCTTCAATAATCCGGCACTTTCTGCAACCGAGTTATCAAATTGAGTCACATATAAATCTGAATCTTTGGCAGTTGTTACAGGAACGAAATTGGTGATATCATCTGGCGTAATAATCACTCCACACGCGTGAATACCCGTATTACGTACAGAACCTTCTAAGATTTTAGCTTGTTGAATAGTTTCAGCAGCTAAATCAGTTCCGTTTGATAAACGCTTTAATTCACTTACCGCATCAAATTCTTCTGGTTTTAAGGATTCTTTTAAGGCATTATCATCTAAATTGAAAATCTTTGCCAATTTCATATTTGGAATTAAACCTGCTACACGATTGGCATCAAATAATGGTAAATCCAATACACGTGCTGTATCTTTTATCGAAGATTTAGCCGCCATTGTTCCGTATGTGATAATTTGCGCTACTTGATTTGCTCCATATTTATCAATCACATAATCCATTACCAATGATCGTCCTTCATCATCAAAGTCGATATCGATATCGGGCATAGATACACGGTCTGGATTTAAGAAACGCTCAAAAAGTAAATCGTATTTTATCGGATCTAAATTGGTAATCCATAAACAATAAGCAACTGCTGATCCTGCCGCCGAACCACGACCTGGACCAACCGATACGCCCATTTTACGAGCTGCTGCGATGAAATCTTGTACAATCAAGAAATAACCAGGATAACCTGTTTTTTCAATTGTGGCTAATTCGAAATCCAAACGTTCTTTAATTTCGTCGGTCAATTCTGGGTAACGAATTTTTGCACCTTCGTAGGTTAAATGTTTTAAATAAGCATTCTCACCTCTTTTCCCTCCATCTTCATCATCTTCTGCGTGATGAAATTCTTCGGGAATATCAAATTTTGGAAGTAATACATCTCGATAAAGCGTGTATTCTTCTATCTTATCAACAATTTCTTGAATATTAATAATTGCTTCGGGAATGTCTTGAAACAATTGTTTCATTTCTACTTCCGACTTAAAATAATATTCTTGATTTGGCAAACCAAAACGGAATCCACGACCACGACCAATAGGAGTCGATTGTTTCTCGGCATCTCGTACACACAACAAAATATCGTGGGCATTCGAATCGTCTTGGTTAATGTAATAGGTATTATTTGTTGCGACAACTTTTACATTGTGTTTGCGCGCAAAAGCAAGCAATGTTTGGTTGACACGATCTTCATCTTCTTGACCATGACGCATCAATTCGATGTAAAAATCATCACCAAATTGCTCTTTCCACCAAAGCAAGGCCTCTTCGGCTTGTTTTTCACCAAGATTCAAAATTTTATTTGGAACTTCACCTTGCAAATTTCCAGATAAAACAATCAAATCTTCTTTATATTCTTCAATAATCGCTTTATCAATACGAGGCACATAGTAAAAACCATCTGTATATGCTTTCGACGCCATTTTTGCTAAATGATGATAACCATTTTTATTCTTTGCAAAAACAACGATTTGATAACCATTATCTTTTTTTGATTTATCTAAATGATTCTCACAAACAAAAAATTCCGAACCAATAATAGGTGTTATTAACACTTCAGTTGGTTCTTTTCCTTCTGCAATTAATTCTTCATTCTTTTCTTTTGCTGCTTTGTTATGATTTTGTACTTCTGCATTAAAATGAAATGCTCCCATCATATTTCCATGATCGGTCATTGCAACCGCAGGCATTTTATTTTTTGAAGCTGCAGCTACTAAATCTTTAACAGAAATCGTTGATTGTAAAATTGAGAATTGTGTATGATTATGTAAATGTGCAAATTTTGCTTTCTCAAACTGCGCTAAAACTTCTTCTGAAATTTCAACTGCCTCATCACCTCCTTCTTCTTTCGCTTTTGCTTTTGCAATTTCTTGTGAAGCTTTCTTTAAATTGACATGATTTAATCCAATTGGTTGAATATTTGTTTGATTGATTTCATTAAATCGAACAAAATATTCATCTTCAACTTCTAATTCATTTTTTGTAAAAATACCTTTACGAATCAACTCAAAAAAACAACGTGTCGTTGCTTCCACATCCGCAGTTGCGTTGTGTGCTTCACCAAATGGAACACCAAAAAGATATTCATGCAATTCTGTTAACGTTGGTAATTTGTAACGACCACCACGACCACCAGGAAGTTTTAACAACTCTGCGGTAACTTCTGTACATGTATCCAAAACAGGTTTATCTGCTAAATTATTTTCATAATTCAGACGATAAAATTCGGCTCCCATAATGTTGATATCGAAACCTAAATTTTGTCCAACAATAAATTTAGCTTTACCTAAAACTTCATTGAATTTATCTAAAACTTCTTTTAATGGAACTCCTTTTTCGGTAGCTAAATCAGTTGAAATTCCGTGAATACGCTCAGAATCGTACGGAATATCAAAACCATCTGGACGAACCAAATAATCTTGATGTTCAATAATTTGCCCCATTTCATCGTGCAATTGCCAAGCGATTTGTATACATCGCGGCCAGTTGTCGGAATCAGAAATCGGTGCATTCCAATCTTTCGGAAGACCAGTTGTCTCTGTATCGTATATTAAGTACATTGAGTTTTCGTTTGAATCTGTAAATTTACGAAATCTTAAGAGAAGATTTTCTTAAGAAAAGTTAAGAATAAAACTCTATATTTAGTTTATGAATCAAGAAAAATACATTTTACGTAGAGTATTAGCTGCATTAATAGATTACACAATTATCATTTTTATTACTTTCTTTTATTTAAGAAACTTTGGAGAATTGAATAGTGAAGGAGCTTATTCTGTTAGTGGATTAAAAACTTTACCTATAATCATTTTTTGGTTCGTCTATTTTTGTGTTTTTGAAACAGTTCTAAATTCGACTTTTGGAAATTTAATTGTTGGATTGAAACCTATTGATATAAATACTAAAAAAAATGTTACAATTAAACAGTCTTTTCTTAGACATCTTGTCGATCCGATTGATATGATGTTTTTTGGATTAATTGGAATTATTCTGATTAAAAACTCTGAAACGAATCAAAGATTGGGCGATATTTTAGCAAAAACTAAAGTTGTTAAATCATAAAATAAAAAAAGATGAACTTAATTCAGTTCATCTTTTTCTAAAATTTCTTCCGACTCAAAACTCATTTTAAGTTTGATGAGTTCGTCTTTAATATTTTCGAGACGTTTTACAACATCTATTTCATCTTTTGTTTTGACCACTCCTTTTTTACCAATTGCTTGTTTTGCACCATCGAGCGTATACCCTTTTATTTTGACCAAATAATAAATATTCTTGAAACATTGGATATCATCTTTAGTAAATAATCGATTACCTTTTGCATTCTTTTTAGGCTGAATTATTTCAAATTCTTTTTCCCAAAAACGAATCAATGATGCATTTACATCAAAAGCTTTGGCTACTTCGCCTATCGAATAATAAAGTTTGTCAGGAAGGTCTA
This portion of the Empedobacter stercoris genome encodes:
- a CDS encoding RDD family protein, which codes for MNQEKYILRRVLAALIDYTIIIFITFFYLRNFGELNSEGAYSVSGLKTLPIIIFWFVYFCVFETVLNSTFGNLIVGLKPIDINTKKNVTIKQSFLRHLVDPIDMMFFGLIGIILIKNSETNQRLGDILAKTKVVKS
- a CDS encoding NUDIX hydrolase, whose protein sequence is MNHIYLVNALVTDAEGRMLAVRKKNSKFFQMVGGKREKGEELLATLRREFLEEINIDILLHDVSFLGQHTSVAVNEKNTEVHANVFHVKLKSLKTLKIASEIEEMAWITKENYTDYQLAHLLEEFSLPIWLEMEC
- a CDS encoding PDZ domain-containing protein, producing the protein MIGLKANDRLIKLNGKHVNNMSLNDIENFMKQNEFQEISVEILRNNQSLVYKFVLEIPY
- a CDS encoding MerR family transcriptional regulator; this encodes MNVDLPDKLYYSIGEVAKAFDVNASLIRFWEKEFEIIQPKKNAKGNRLFTKDDIQCFKNIYYLVKIKGYTLDGAKQAIGKKGVVKTKDEIDVVKRLENIKDELIKLKMSFESEEILEKDELN
- the dnaE gene encoding DNA polymerase III subunit alpha, whose protein sequence is MYLIYDTETTGLPKDWNAPISDSDNWPRCIQIAWQLHDEMGQIIEHQDYLVRPDGFDIPYDSERIHGISTDLATEKGVPLKEVLDKFNEVLGKAKFIVGQNLGFDINIMGAEFYRLNYENNLADKPVLDTCTEVTAELLKLPGGRGGRYKLPTLTELHEYLFGVPFGEAHNATADVEATTRCFFELIRKGIFTKNELEVEDEYFVRFNEINQTNIQPIGLNHVNLKKASQEIAKAKAKEEGGDEAVEISEEVLAQFEKAKFAHLHNHTQFSILQSTISVKDLVAAASKNKMPAVAMTDHGNMMGAFHFNAEVQNHNKAAKEKNEELIAEGKEPTEVLITPIIGSEFFVCENHLDKSKKDNGYQIVVFAKNKNGYHHLAKMASKAYTDGFYYVPRIDKAIIEEYKEDLIVLSGNLQGEVPNKILNLGEKQAEEALLWWKEQFGDDFYIELMRHGQEDEDRVNQTLLAFARKHNVKVVATNNTYYINQDDSNAHDILLCVRDAEKQSTPIGRGRGFRFGLPNQEYYFKSEVEMKQLFQDIPEAIINIQEIVDKIEEYTLYRDVLLPKFDIPEEFHHAEDDEDGGKRGENAYLKHLTYEGAKIRYPELTDEIKERLDFELATIEKTGYPGYFLIVQDFIAAARKMGVSVGPGRGSAAGSAVAYCLWITNLDPIKYDLLFERFLNPDRVSMPDIDIDFDDEGRSLVMDYVIDKYGANQVAQIITYGTMAAKSSIKDTARVLDLPLFDANRVAGLIPNMKLAKIFNLDDNALKESLKPEEFDAVSELKRLSNGTDLAAETIQQAKILEGSVRNTGIHACGVIITPDDITNFVPVTTAKDSDLYVTQFDNSVAESAGLLKMDFLGLKTLTLIKDTIKLVKARTGIEIDPDEIPIDDEKTYELFQRGETVGVFQYESPGMQKYMKDLRPTVFADLIAMNALYRPGPIEYIPSFVRRKNGEEPITYDLDAMEEYLSETYGITVYQEQVMLLSQKLAGFSKGDADVLRKAMGKKQKAVLDKMKPKFVEQASEKGHDPKILEKVWTDWEAFASYAFNKSHSTCYAWVAYQTAYLKAHYPAEYMAAVLSNNMNDIKQVTFFMEECKRMGLAVLGPDINESITKFNVNENYEIRFGMGAVKGVGQAAVNSIISEREANGPFKDIYDFVKRVELRTVNKKTIENLVLAGGFDSFEFHRGRYFYIENTTTNLEKLIKYGANFQEQKNSAQTSLFGDFGGDSVIEDVVPMLPDCEKWNMLQRLSKEKEVVGIYISSHPLDDFKHELKMASNCSISDINANEDNFVNKEVSICGMMSNIQHRIAKNGNEFGIFTFSDYTDSMDIMVFGGDYLKYRHFMQENMFLNLKLNISKKEFKDKEGNVTQGRVYKNITNILLLNEIVEKQAEKMTVKIEVPAFSEETFTKLSDIMYKYQGDKLLKIQLIDPKDYLNNLDLPAGKIKINICRDLLKELDELQEITFKLN
- the trxA gene encoding thioredoxin — encoded protein: MALEVTDASFASDIIESGKPAMVDFWAVWCGPCRMVGPVVEELATEYQGKAVIGKVDVDTNQEVAAKYGIRNIPTILFFKDGEVVDKVVGVVPKEQLVEKLNAIL